A window of Oncorhynchus keta strain PuntledgeMale-10-30-2019 chromosome 27, Oket_V2, whole genome shotgun sequence contains these coding sequences:
- the LOC118375450 gene encoding tyrosine-protein phosphatase non-receptor type 7-like isoform X2 — translation MSESVESTSSSSTSHPVDNDQSASCPAATAPRKTVRLQERRGSNVSLVLGVSSLSLEAVETLCSISTPRETILHLLRTSTRPLTPSQLQEASEETSRLNSEYQKIPPNFVNPSELDIPGRALKDRYKTILPNPETRVCLRNPAAEEAGDTGRYINANYIKGYNGAPSAYIATQGPMLNTVHDFWEMVWQERSTTIVMITKLKEKKEKCELYWPEKEGSYGSFELRVAIVKECDGYTIRDIIIQVGSESRQVRHYWYSTWPDHQTPDCTGPLLRLVADVEEDKQSHPGLGTTIVHCSAGIGRTGCFIASSIGCLQLKHTSKADVLGIVCKLRLDRGGMIQTSEQYQFLYLTLAQYSRQLVNTDCGSESPVPVPVQTGSTTGETW, via the exons ATGAGTGAGTCAGTAGaatccacatcatcatcatcaacatcacacCCTGTGGACAACGACCAGTCAGCCTCCTGCCCTGCTGCCACAGCCCCTCGCAAAACAGTCCGGCTCCAGGAGAG ACGGGGATCCAATGTGTCCCTGGTGCTGGGCGTGAGCAGTCTCAGTCTGGAAGCAGTGGAGACCCTATGCTCCATCTCCACTCCCAGAGAGACCATCCTCCACCTGCTGAGGACCTCCACACGCCCTCTGACCCCCTCTCAGCTGCAGGAGGCGTCTGAAGAGACCAGCAGGCTGAACTCAGAGTACCAG AAAATTCCTCCAAACTTTGTGAACCCTTCAGAGCTGGATATTCCAGGACGAGCTTTAAAGGACAGATACAAGACCATACTGCCAA ATCCTGAGACCCGTGTGTGTCTGAGGAACCCCGCAGCAGAGGAGGCGGGTGATACTGGGAGATACATCAACGCTAACTACATAAAG GGTTACAACGGTGCACCTAGCGCCTACATCGCCACCCAGGGCCCCATGCTCAACACCGTGCACGACTTCTGGGAGATGGTGTGGCAGGAGAGATCCACCACCATTGTCATGATCACCAAgctgaaggagaagaaggag AAGTGTGAGCTTTACTGGCCAGAGAAGGAGGGCAGCTATGGCAGTTTTGAGCTCAGAGTGGCCATTGTGAAAGAATGTGATGGCTACACAATTCGAGACATAATTATTCAG GTGGGCTCAGAGAGCAGGCAGGTGAGGCACTACTGGTACTCCACATGGCCAGACCACCAGACTCCAGACTGTACTGGACCTCTGCTCAGACTGGTGGCGGACGTGGAGGAAGACAAGCAGTCCCACCCCGGCCTAGGAACCACCATCGTCCATTGCAG TGCAGGGATTGGTAGAACAGGTTGTTTCATCGCCAGCAGCATTGGATGCCTGCAGCTAAAACACACCAGTAAGGCTGACGTGCTTGGAATCGTCTGCAAGCTACGCCTCGACAG GGGTGGTATGATACAGACCAGTGAGCAGTACCAgttcctgtaccttaccctggcCCAGTACAGCCGACAGCTGGTGAACACAGACTGTGGCTCAGAGAGCCCAGTCCCTGTTCCTGTCCAGACTGGCAGTACTACAGGAGAAACGTGGTGA
- the LOC118375450 gene encoding tyrosine-protein phosphatase non-receptor type 7-like isoform X1 produces MLTDQDSVIQHSTMSESVESTSSSSTSHPVDNDQSASCPAATAPRKTVRLQERRGSNVSLVLGVSSLSLEAVETLCSISTPRETILHLLRTSTRPLTPSQLQEASEETSRLNSEYQKIPPNFVNPSELDIPGRALKDRYKTILPNPETRVCLRNPAAEEAGDTGRYINANYIKGYNGAPSAYIATQGPMLNTVHDFWEMVWQERSTTIVMITKLKEKKEKCELYWPEKEGSYGSFELRVAIVKECDGYTIRDIIIQVGSESRQVRHYWYSTWPDHQTPDCTGPLLRLVADVEEDKQSHPGLGTTIVHCSAGIGRTGCFIASSIGCLQLKHTSKADVLGIVCKLRLDRGGMIQTSEQYQFLYLTLAQYSRQLVNTDCGSESPVPVPVQTGSTTGETW; encoded by the exons ATGTTGACAGACCAGGATTCAG TAATTCAACACAGCACCATGAGTGAGTCAGTAGaatccacatcatcatcatcaacatcacacCCTGTGGACAACGACCAGTCAGCCTCCTGCCCTGCTGCCACAGCCCCTCGCAAAACAGTCCGGCTCCAGGAGAG ACGGGGATCCAATGTGTCCCTGGTGCTGGGCGTGAGCAGTCTCAGTCTGGAAGCAGTGGAGACCCTATGCTCCATCTCCACTCCCAGAGAGACCATCCTCCACCTGCTGAGGACCTCCACACGCCCTCTGACCCCCTCTCAGCTGCAGGAGGCGTCTGAAGAGACCAGCAGGCTGAACTCAGAGTACCAG AAAATTCCTCCAAACTTTGTGAACCCTTCAGAGCTGGATATTCCAGGACGAGCTTTAAAGGACAGATACAAGACCATACTGCCAA ATCCTGAGACCCGTGTGTGTCTGAGGAACCCCGCAGCAGAGGAGGCGGGTGATACTGGGAGATACATCAACGCTAACTACATAAAG GGTTACAACGGTGCACCTAGCGCCTACATCGCCACCCAGGGCCCCATGCTCAACACCGTGCACGACTTCTGGGAGATGGTGTGGCAGGAGAGATCCACCACCATTGTCATGATCACCAAgctgaaggagaagaaggag AAGTGTGAGCTTTACTGGCCAGAGAAGGAGGGCAGCTATGGCAGTTTTGAGCTCAGAGTGGCCATTGTGAAAGAATGTGATGGCTACACAATTCGAGACATAATTATTCAG GTGGGCTCAGAGAGCAGGCAGGTGAGGCACTACTGGTACTCCACATGGCCAGACCACCAGACTCCAGACTGTACTGGACCTCTGCTCAGACTGGTGGCGGACGTGGAGGAAGACAAGCAGTCCCACCCCGGCCTAGGAACCACCATCGTCCATTGCAG TGCAGGGATTGGTAGAACAGGTTGTTTCATCGCCAGCAGCATTGGATGCCTGCAGCTAAAACACACCAGTAAGGCTGACGTGCTTGGAATCGTCTGCAAGCTACGCCTCGACAG GGGTGGTATGATACAGACCAGTGAGCAGTACCAgttcctgtaccttaccctggcCCAGTACAGCCGACAGCTGGTGAACACAGACTGTGGCTCAGAGAGCCCAGTCCCTGTTCCTGTCCAGACTGGCAGTACTACAGGAGAAACGTGGTGA